Genomic segment of Fischerella sp. PCC 9605:
TCAAAACTAGAACGTCCGCTGACCATAACAATGCGATCGCTCAACGGTAAGTTGTCACTCAGCAAAGCCGAACCTATTAATTTATCTAGGGCATTGTGACGTCCTACATCCTCTCTCAGTGTCAATAACTGCCCTTGGACATCAAACAATGCCGCAGCGTGCAAACCTCCTGTTGCTTTAAATACACCTTGAGCCGCCCTCAGTTGCTCTGGTAGGCTGTAGAAAATTTCTGATGTAACTGTTGGTGTTGGCGGTATTACTGAACAACCACGCAAATGCAAAGCTTCAAGACTAGCTTTGCCACAAACTCCACAGGCGCTGGAGGTGTAGAAGTGACGCTCCAAAAGCTGTAAATCTGGATGCAAATCTTCTTTGAGTTCTACATTTACAATATTGTAGCGTTGTTCGCTATCTATTTCGGTATCCACGCAGTAACTCAAACGTTGGATATCTTGGCGCTCGCTAATAATTCCTTCTGTGTAGAGAAAACCAGCAGCAAGTTCAAAATCTGCTCCTGGTGTTCGCATGGTGACAGCAACTGTACGACGGGGAGAGGCAAGGCGAATTTCTAAAGGTTCTTCAGTGGTCAGATCGTCTAAGCGCGATCGCATTTTGCCATTTTCCACCACCCAGACAGTAGCTTTGGTCTTGCTTCCAACAGGCTTAGTCATATAACAAAATATTAATTATTGATAATAAGCTTATTATGATTTACATAATCAGAGATATTTCGTGATTGAAATACAAATAATTCATAAGCATTTTTTAATGACTTTCTCCTGTGTTGAAAGTCAATAACAGGACTAAAATTTATTTATGCACTAATGTCGAATTTAAGGTGTGTCAAGCTAGCTCTTAACGAGGGGAAGTCTCTGCTTTTTTCTGAAATATTTCCACACCTAAAGCGTGTGGCTACAAAAACTAATCCTGTAAAGGTAGCCCTGTCAAGGTGTGTAAAAAACGAACCCAAATCTTAGTAGAGAAGACTATTTTCCTCTTTGTGTCTTAGTGTCTTTGTGTTTAAATCATTCTTTAGTTCATAAAAAAATGTAAAAATATTACTTGTTTGCGTCACAAAGGTGAGATTTTTACTTGAATCATTGGAACAAAGTTAAGTAAAAAGTTTTGTCCGCATGAACAATTGGTGTCAACAACAGGCAGGATATAAACGCAGACCTTCCAGTCAAGGCTGGCTTACGATCGCAAATAGAGGATTAAGCAATGCCTGAGCAAATGAGTGAAAGGGATGCGCTATACCAATTTTTTGTGCAGTTTGACTTGCCTGAAAAATGGTGGGATTTGGGTCTATTTTATATTGAGTCAACTAAGGAAAATGAGCCACCACAGTACCTCGTCAAACTTAAAGGCGTGGAAGACATAAACTGGGGAGGATACGTTGATGAAAATAGGGAGATTCGCTTCTTAGATTTCAACTCTGATTGGAATATCTCCAAAGGCAAGCATAATTACAAACACTTACCTCCAGAGTTGAATCAATGGTTAGACAGCTTTGCTTTTGATGAAATCTTTCTTGAGCCTGTCAATGCAGATGATGAAGAGATAACAGAACCAGAATCACCAGAAGATATTGAAGCATTAATTCTCAGTCTACTACCAAAACTAGAAGTTAAACAACTAGTCAATATTATGGAGACTGTTGTAAAGATGATTGACTCTAAAATTACGTAAGCAATTAGTAAGGGCGAATTTAACAATATATTCGCCTTTGGAGTTTACAAATACTGCATCTAACAGCTTATTTGATTTTGGGTGAGGCTCCAACAAGCACAAACCAAATTGGGCGATCGCGCGCGAGTGAGACGTGTTGCAATTTTTGCCATACTCATCATGGGATTAATCTCGCTTTCTTTCACCTTGCGAACAATTATAAAATTTCGCCAATCCTTCCAAATCTTGTTGTTGGGTTTGGGTATTAGGGATTTCCAAGAAATAAATTATCCCGGATTGTAGGGTGGGCATCCTGCTCGCCCTTCAGATGGGACGGGTGGAGACATCCACCCCACAAGAAAATTTGGGGTGTTTTTACCAGGTTCAACGAATTCCATGCACCGAGGCGCACAGCAAAGGATGAAAATCTCTCTTCCCTGTTCTCCGTTCCCTGTAAAGAGTTCCTTATTTTCAGGACAGATCTCAGATATAGTTTTTGACTAAAGCGATAGAGAGACATTACACCATATTCACCTCACTTGAGAGTTCTAGAAAAACTGTTGTTGTCAATTCTTTTTACTAAACTGCGGCTCTAGCCGATTTTATAGGGAAAAATAATGTTGTGTTCCTTTGCTTATTCCTATTTTTATCTACGCAGATAAATTACTATTAAGTTTTTGATGAGAATTTCCTCATGAACGCAACCGATAGCCCATGCCCCTAACCGTCTCAATGCGGTTGCCACCTAGCTTTTTACGCAGATAACCAACGTAGACATCAACAATATTGGTATAAGGGTCATAATCATAACCCCAGGCATGACTAAGCAGTTGCTGCCGGGTCAAGACTTGCCCAGGATAACGCATAAAAGTTTCAGTCAAGGCAAATTCTTTAGCTGATAGTTCGATGGAGTGGTTGCCTACTTTCACCTGACGAGTACGCAGGTCAAGGACAATATCGCCTAAACTCAACAACATCTGATCTTCATCCTTGGGCTGACGATTACGCAATCGCAGGCGTACCCTAGCTAAAAGCTCCTCAAATTTAAATGGCTTAGTAACGTAGTCGTCAGCGCCTCCTTCCAAACCATTTACCTTATCCTTTATACTGTCGCGAGCGGTGAGAATAATCACAGGTAGTTGTTGTCCCTGCCCGCGTAATTCTGCCAACACTACCCACCCGTTTTTGCCTGGAATACCAATATCCAAGATCAGTAGATCAAAATCACCACTACAAGCCATGAAAATAGCTTCATCACCGTTGGACACTACGGAGGTGGTAAAACCACTAGCCTTAAAACCTTTCTCTAAAAAGCTGGCAATGCGAGATTCATCTTCTGCGATCAAAATTCGGCTCATACAAAGACCTTCCTAGTTTGATTTTAGGGGAATAACTATGGTGAAAGTAGAACCCCCAAGCGGGCGGCTCACAAGTTCGACCCAACCGCTGTGAGCTTCTGTTATTTTCTTTACAATTGCCAATCCCAAACCAGCACCCTCGGAACGACGGGGACTGCTAGAGCCACGAGCAAAGCGCTCAAAAATCCGTTTTTGGTCACAAAAGGAGATTCCTTCGCCTGTGTCACGCACCCAGAAACGCGCTTTACCATTTGTTAGCGCCGAACCAAGGGCGATCGCATCACCTTCTTGGGTATGTTGAGTAGCATTCACAACCAAGTTTATGATTGCCTGAGTCAGTCGCTGAGGATCAATCGTAATGCGACCACTAGCCACAGCCTCTAAGCACCAGTTTCGATGGGCTAAAGTTTTGGCCTTAGCGTACAGTTCTTTGGTGAATGAACTAATTTCTACGATTTCTAACTTTAAAAAATCGGGTCGCTCAGCCTTAGCTAGTAATAGCAGGTCATCGACAAAGCGACTCATGCGGTCTAGCTCATCAGTGACTAATTCTATCGTTTCCCGTCGTTCTTGAGGGTCTTCACCCAGCAGTTCCAGATGACCTCGGATAATTGTAATCGGCGTCCGCAGTTCATGACTTGCATCATCAATAAAATCTCGTTGACTAGAAAAGGCTGCTTGCAGTCTTTGGAGCATCTCGTTGAAAGTAATAGTGAGTTCGGCGATTTCGTCTGAACCTTTTACAGGGATGCGTCGCATCAGGTCAGACTCGCTAATCGAACGAGTAGTTTCAGTGAGCAGGCGTAGGGGTGTGAGCACCCTTCCAGCTATTACCCAAGCCAACAACGAGGCTAAAATCGCAACAACGAGCATCACCTGGATAATGACAAAAACCGTCTCAGCTACCTCCCAACTTTCACCAGCAGTAGATTGAAGCACCACGAATACTCCGTGAGTTTTTCCCCTAATTACAGGCTGAGCGAGGTAAATTACAACACCGTCTATGGTGTAGAATTTACCTTGCTCAGCCTTTGTTAGTTGAGCTAAATGCTCTAGTAAATAATAATTTTCTTTGAGCCAGCTCGGTAGTGCTCTCGGGCTAGACTTGTAGATTTTACCGTTCAACAATGTCAAAAGAAATTCATCATCGCTGGGAATATTAGTATTAAGAAATACATTAAAAATGGAACGAACGTCATCTCCAAAAGGTTGATTAGTTTTGGGATTTATTCCCTTAGTCAACTGCTGGAATTCCTTCATTTCTTGAAGCAAAGACCTTTCTATCCGTTTTTCTAGACGAAAAAAGAGAACCTGGCGAATAGCTAGGATAGCTACCGTAGCAGAAAAGACCATCAACACAGCATATCCAACCAGGATATGTGTGCGAAGGCCAAAGAAGATTCTGTGCCATCTGGGAAATTGACTAGTCCGTTTCACTGATTTGTCAGTTAAACATTTTTTAATTATTGAGATTGAAATGACTGAACTTAGCCGAGTTTCTTATTCAGCCAATATTTAAACTGGCTTTTTTTATTTATCTATAGATATATTTTATGATTAAAACCGACACAAAGTATTGACAAGTGCACTCTGTTACCATAAAAATAAATAGCGTGTTCCGAAGCAATGTCTCTGAAAAAGAGAAATAAAAGAGAAATTAAATCCATAAGTTGTGTTACAAATTGTGTTTTCACAAGTAGGTTTGGTGACAAAACTGCAATAAATTTTTGTATCATTCTCAATAGTTTGATTCTCACGGCTTATTTTCAGAATGTAGGGATGTATTCAAAAAGTTAATTTATGACCTGAGATTTTTGGTCATACTAATTAACTTGGTGTGGAAAAGAAAGTAAGCTGCGGAGAAATCTTTAGTCTGCTCAGAGAGTTTTGAAATTTAAGAGTCAAAAGTGTCAGACTTTTCGCTCGTTTACAAAAATAAGGATAAGTGTATGTCTGGGATGCAACTACCAATGCAGAAGATGCCGAGCGTGATAGACAATAACACTGTCTGTCAGCGTATGAAACTATCTCAAAAATTGAGCTTCAAATATATTTGGGGTAATTTGCACTTCTGTGCATAACCGAATAGAGCGAACACAATACCTCCTATAGACAAGAACCAAAAGTTCATTGTCTTTGTGGGCGCTAATTAACTAGAGTATGGATGCGTGTCTATACTTGCAGAAAAGGCTTTGTTGTCTGAATCTTTTCTTGAAAATTTAAGCCTCTAGATCACTGATTCAGTAATCTTCAAATGACAATAAGGATAGGTAGGATAAGTAGGATAGATTACTTCCTTGTCTCCCGGCTTTCTCTTGTCTCACCCATAAAGACAATTCTGAATACTGAATCGACGTTTTAGAAACAGGATGGCAAGTTAAGACGTGCAATTACGTCATTGTTTGACATGCTTGCATTGTTGTTACTTGTATTGCTTCAACTCTGTTGAAAGCTACCAATGTCCATCCTTGCGTTACTACGTGAGCTAAAGTACTAATCCATTTCTATCGCAGATGCTTAATCGTGAGGTTGTGTGGAGTATGTTTGAAAACTTCCTACAATATCTTCTCACCATGACTTTGATGCCCCTCTCCCAAGTTTGGGAGAGGGGGGAATGGTGAGAGTTGCAACAACTGACTTTGTACCGTGCATCCAGCAGGTTCAAGTTAGCTAGCAAAATTGTGTTTGGAAAACAAGGAATTTAGTTTATGGCAATAATCAACGGAACGCCGGACAAGGATACCCTTCAAGGTACTAATAACGCTGATACAATACGAGGCTTTGCGGGTGAAGACGAACTCTCCGGCTTAGGCGGTCCTGACCTGATCCGAGGTGGGGAAGATAAGGACACCATATTTGGTGGAAACGGTGCCGACAGACTATTTGGGGATGCAGGCGAGGACTCACTCTATGGTGAGAACGGTAATGACACCCTCAATGGTGGGACAAGTCCTACTGATGTTCTTGATGGCAAAGACCTCTTGGAAGGTGGTGCTGGCAACGACTGGATATTTGGTGGCTTCGAGGATACTCTGTTGGGCGGAGCTGGTAATGACACTCTGACAATTGAGAATAACCCTGATGGTAAGAGCGAGGTTGATGGTGGGGCAGGCAATGACTCGCTAGTTGGTAGCAACAGCCTAAATGAAGGCGACACCCTTCAGGGCGGTGCTGACAGTGACTTCCTAAATGGTTTAGCTGGGAATGACGTTCTTGAAGGTGATGACACCTTGGGTGCCGCTGGCGCTGATACCCTCGTAGGCGGAGATGGCAATGACACCCTTTACGGTGATGCTGACAGCTTAAGTGCTGGTGCCAATGATTCCCTCGTTGGTGGAGCAGGCGATGACGTTCTCTATGGCTATGGTGGTGATGACATCCTCTCGGGTGGAGACGGTGCTGACACCTTAGATGGTGGAGACGGCAATGATGTCCTTGATGGCGGAGCAGGCCCAAGCACACTGTTGGGCGGTGCTGGCTTAGAGACCATCACTGGTGGAGCTGAAGCTGACTTGATTGATGGTGGAGAAGACAACGACTCCCTCTTTGGTGCAGGTGGTAATGACACCGTCCTCGGCGGTGGTGGCAATGACACCCTTAATGGTCAAGCTGGCGATGACTTTGTCGATGGCGGTACTGGCGTTGATAGAGTTTTGGGTGGGCCTGGAAATGACACTCTTACTGGCGGTGAAGACCTTGAAGACCAAACCGCAGCCGACACGCTGATTGGCGGTGACGGCAGTGATGTATTTGTGTTGATAAACACGGAATTTGTGCCAGAGCCACCAGATCCAGGTGAGCCACCAGTACCTGCTCCTGTAGGCGACATCATCCAAGGCTTCCAGGATGGTGTAGACTTCTTCGAGTATGATTTCGCTTTTGAGACGCTGACGATCTCAGGCAGTGGTAATAATACTTTGATCACAGTTACTGAAACTGGCGAACTGATAGCAACTGTGCTTAACACAAATCCCAGCAATATCACAGAGGCAGATTTTCTCGCCTAAAAAATGGGCAACCAGGCAGTGTACTTGGAAAAATCCGAGTAGAACGCACCTGAAGTTACCCCAAACCTAAATGAGCAGCCCAGCGTCTCCATAACTTGCTGAGCTACTTTTCGGATTGTGTCTCCATTTTAATCTCTTGCTGTCCCAACTAGAGGGACAGCAGGAGATGAATAATCAAAAAGCCATGCGAATTTTATTTTTGCACCCCAATTTCCCTGCCCAATTTCGTCATGTGGCAGCAGCTATTGCCAAAGATAGTAGTAACCAAGTTGTTTTCGGTACTACTCGTCATGAAGGAAGTTTACCTGGTGTCAACAAAGCCTTTTATAAGGCTAAACGAGAAGCTCGACCAGAAACTCACCACTATGTTCGACCTTTGGAGAATGCCGTTCTTCAAGCTCAGGGCGTTTATAGAATGGCAGAACAACTAAAAGCTCGTGGGTTTATCCCAGATGTAGTCTATGGTCATTCGGGTTGGGGTCCAACTCTGTTAATCAAAGATATTTTTCCAAAAGCCAAATTACTGTGCTATTTTGAATGGTTTTACCATGCTCATGGTTCTGATGCGGACTTTGATCCCACCGAATCACTTACTGCTGACGATGAAGCCCGGATTCGCATTAAAAATGCTCCTATCTTAATAGATTTATATAGTTGCGATCGCGGTCTTTCTCCAACTTATTGGCAGCGCCAGCAATTCCCACTAGAGTATCACAATAAGATTACCGTGCTTCATGATGGTATTGACACTGAATTCTTTTGCCCCAAGCCAGGGGCAAAGTTAGTTCTCCCCCGCATCAATCTAGACCTTTCTCACGCAGAAGAACTTGTTACTTATGTAGCACGCGGTATGGAACCTTATCGGGGTTTTCCGCAGTTCATTGAGGCAGTTGCTCTACTTCAGCAGCGACGACCCCAGTGTCATGTAGTAATTGTGGGAGAAAACCGGGTAGCCTATGGCAAGCCTCTGCCTGATGGCAAGAGTTATAAAGAGGTGATGCTGGGAAAATATCCTCTCGACCTCAGCAGAGTTCATTTTACGGGCTGGTTGCCTTATCATGAATATCTGCAAGTTCTCCAGGCTTCCTCTGTACACGTTTATCTCACCCGTCCCTTCGTCTTGTCTTGGTCAATGCTGGAGGTTTTATCCGCAGGTTGCTTGCTGGTAGCTTCTAGAACTCCTCCTGTGACTGAGGTGATCCAAGATGGTGTCAATGGTTTTTTGGTAGACTTCTTTTCACCCCAGGAAATTAGCGATCGCATTGAAGAAGCGCTCAAGCATCGAGACCGAATGGCTTCGATCCGTGTCAAGGCGAGGGAAACAATTCAAAAGCGCTATGACTTGTCGGAGTTATTGCCGCAACATCTGCAATGGATACAGCAGCAAGAAGATAACAGCAACGGCAAATTAGTTTCCCCGTGGGAGGGAACTAAGCTAAAGCCAATAGCCATAACTGAAAAAAACGGTTCAAATGGGAGACATAAAGATGCGGAGAATTCATTAGCAACATCTCCAGCTATCTTACAAATCCATAACCAGACGGTGACAACTCAAGAAATTATTCCCCTGTTAAGTAGGTATCAACTGCTACCAAAACTCAAGCAAGAACTTGTTATTGATGAAGCGATCGCATCTTTTAGCTGCACAAGCGAAGAACAAGCCAAGTGTTGCCAAGACTTTTGCGAACAGCATCAATTGACATCAGAGGCTGAACGTCAAGCTTGGTTGCAGCAGCAGGGTATGAGTGAAACACAATTTTTAGACCTAGCAACCCGGAACCTGAGAATTGAGAAATTTAAACAAGCCACTTGGGGTAGCAAATTAGAATCCTACTTTTACAAACGCAAACAACAACTTGACCAAGTAGTCTATTCCCTACTTCGCACTCAAGATGCAGATGTTGCTCAAGAACTTTACTTCCGCCTTCTAGAGGGTGAACAGTCCTTTCCGGAACTAGCAAGGCAATACTCCCAAGGTTCAGAGGCTCAGACTGGTGGCTTAACAGGCCCAGTAGCATTGAGTACACCCCATCCTAAATTAGCCCGAATTCTTGCTATCAGCCAAGTAGGTCAGCTATCGCCACCAATCCACATCGGAGATTGGTGGGTGATTGTGCGGCTGGAAAAGTTTATACCAGCACAGCTTGACGATACTATGCGGCAACGGTTACTGAACGAACTCTTCTCTTCTTGGTTAAAAGAGCAACTACAACAGCAAGCTTCCACACCACAAGCTGTGGAAGTGCAAAAACCAGCTTAAATTCTGAAACTGCAAACCGATAAAATTTTTGTGAGGAGCTTACCATGCCAGCTTTAGACTTCAGCGAACAAAACTTGGTAGGAAACGACTTTAGCGGTCAAAACCTAAATGGCTCCACTTTTTTCAAAGCCACCCTTACAAATGTCCAATTTGTCAATACAGGGCTAAGAGGCACTAACTTTGAAGAAGCCAAGCTGTACAACGTTAATGCATCTGGTGCTATTTTTGCCCCTAATAATAACTTTCCTCAACCAGCTAATTTCTTCAAGGCGACATTAGAGAATGTCAATCTCAGTGGAGCCAATCTGAGACAGGCTAATCTGTCGCTGATCAACACCAAAGACATCAACCTGTCAAACGCCAACCTGACTAATGCTAACCTGCGGGAAGCCAATCTTAGTGGTGAACAGTCTGAACGCCCGAATCTAGCTGGGGCTAACTTCACGGGAGCCGATTTATTTAAGGCTAAGCTGAAAGCCGCTGACTTAACGGGCGCGAAGCTAGTGAATGCTAACCTAGAAGAAGCTGATCTGGAAGCCACTCTCTTGGTCAACGTCGATGCAACGGGTGCTAACTTCACTAAGAGTAACTTCACAGATGTGACTCTGCAAAACTCTATCTTTGACCTAGCTAATTTCAGTGGTGTTTCTCTAAGTGATGCTCCACTCGAACCAGGTCAGACGAGCAATGTCAGGTTTCGTGGCGCTAATTTAAGCAACTTTCTTGTAGATGATGCCGTTTTGACAGGTGCTGATTTTAGTCCCCATGTCGCTGCCAATGGCACCGTTACGGTAACAAACCTGAGTGGGGCTAAATTTGATGACACCGATCTGAGTGGAGCGAACTTCACGCAAGCCAACGCAGAAGGTATCATCATTAACGGGCCTGCCGTTAACGCAAATTTCACAGATGCTAAGCTAGTTAACGCCGATCTGTCTAAAGGCGATTTCACAAATGCTAACTTCACCAGAACTGACCTAAGTAGTGTGAAGATGACCGACGCGATCGCAGTTGGTGCGAACTTCACAGATGCCAAGCTAGTTAACGCTGACTTGTCTAAAGTCAACTTCACCGATGCTACCTTTTTTGGAGCCGATCTCACTGGTGCGATCGCGGTTGATGCCATTGGTCTAATTGTTGGAGATGCTGGAGACAACATTCTGAATGGGACAGATGGCAACGATAACATCTTTGGTAATGCTGGCAATGACACCCTCACTGGTAATGCAGGTAATGATTATCTCGATGGTGGTGCTGGTAGTGATAGCCTCAATGGTGGTGCCGGACGAGATACCCTGATTGGTGGTACTGGCGCTGATATCCTGCTTGGGGCAGGTGGTAATGATACCCTGATTGGTGGTGGTGGTAACGATACCATGAATGGAGGGGCTGGGAACGACACCTTTATCTTTGCATCAGGCTTCGGTCGCGATCGCATTAATGGTTTTGCGGACGGTGAAGACAAAATTGACCTAACAGCATTTGCAACCAGTTTCGGAGCTTTGACAGTCACTCAAAATGGTGCAAATACGGTGATTTCCAGCTCAACTTTCGGTACAGATACGATTACCCTGGCAAACTTCACTGCCAGCAATGTTGATGCTACCGACTTTATCTTCTAACTTTATTCACATCTTGCAGCAATTGCAACAGCCTGGAGGCAGAGCCTCCAAACCCTCACCTGCCAGGTTCAACCTGGTAACGAGAACTAGAGGCAGAGACTCTTGCAATGGAATAGTCCTATCTTCCAGTTCTCGTAAGGTACATCCCAAGACAAACGTATCTAAACTTAAACCTTTAAACTTTCAGCAATTTTGAAAATCACAAGGTAATAAACATGAGTACAATCATTGGAACCGCAGGTAATGATACCCTTTTAGGAGATGATCTCAATGACTTTATCGATGGTCGGGGCGGCAATGATTCGCTCTTAGGAAACGACGGCGCTGACACTATTCTCGGCGGATTAGGTAATGATTTCCTCAATGGCGAGGATGGCCCTGACTCACTTGATGGCGGAAGTGGTTCTGACACCCTTCTTGGCGATGATGCTGATGACACCCTTTTTGGCGGTGCTGATAATGACTTCCTTTATGGCGATGATGGCAATGACACCCTCTTTGGTCAGGGAGGTTTAGACTTTCTGAGTGGTGACAACGGTAATGATTTCCTTGATGGCGCGGGTGGTGCTGATACCCTCTTTGGTCAAGAAGGCGATGATATTCTCTTAGGTGGGGCTGGAAATGACTCCCTTGGTGGAGTTGTGCTAGACGGCGAAGGCAATATTGTTGATGCCGAGTTTGGCAATGACTCACTTAATGGAGGAGATGGTGCTGACACCATTGACGGCTCCTTTGGCGATGATACCCTCATTGGCGGGGCAGGTCTTGACAGCCTACTTGGTGGGGATGGTAGTGACTTACTCGATGGTGGTGCTGATGCTGACATCCTCTTTGGTCAAGAAGGCGATGACACCCTCATTGGTGGGAATGCTGCTGATAGTTTGATTGGTGGCTTAGGCAATGACAACCTAGATGGTGGTATCGGTAATGACATCCTTAATGGCGAAGATGGCAATGATGTCATCAATGGTGGAGACGGCAACGACTCCCTGATTGGCGGTGCTGGTAGCGATACCCTGACTGGCGGTGCTGGTGCTGATGCCTTTATCTTCAATGACTCCACTGAAGGAATTGATACTATCGCAGATTTTTCCGTGGTTGATGATACCATCTATGTCTCTGCTGCTGGTTTTGGTGGCGGGTTGCAGGCTGGCGTACTTCCTGCTAGCCGATTCCACTTAGGTTCATTGGCGAACGATGCCTCAGATCGATTTATCTACGACAGTAGTATTGGAGTGCTGTACTTTGACGTAGATGGTACAGGTAGTACTTCGCAGGTAGAGATAGCCAGACTAGATAACAATCCTGCGATTACTAGGAATGACATTGTTGTCATCTAGGTATCAGACACTCTGAGAAACTCAGAAGTATTTGATCTCCCCTAACCCCCCTTTTTAAGGGGGGAACTCAACTTTCTTTACCTACCCAGTTTCATTACCTGTACTTTGTAGCGTCAATGCGGATTCTTGTTACTATTGCCCACTTTTTTAATCCTGACAGCAAGGGTAAGCACGCTTCCCAAAGGAAAGATCCCCGACCTCGCCTGTTAGCGTTAAATCAAAGCCTTGCTGCTTTGCATCAGCTGTTTGGTAAATCTCAAACTATTATCAATATTGGGCAGAAGCTGGCTTTTCCTGCGAACCAGCTGCAAGCCAACCATCTGGATATTGTTATTTGTACGACCAAAGATTATCATCTCCTCAATCATTTGCGTTTGCCTGCTCATTTTTATGGGC
This window contains:
- a CDS encoding sensor histidine kinase, which translates into the protein MVFSATVAILAIRQVLFFRLEKRIERSLLQEMKEFQQLTKGINPKTNQPFGDDVRSIFNVFLNTNIPSDDEFLLTLLNGKIYKSSPRALPSWLKENYYLLEHLAQLTKAEQGKFYTIDGVVIYLAQPVIRGKTHGVFVVLQSTAGESWEVAETVFVIIQVMLVVAILASLLAWVIAGRVLTPLRLLTETTRSISESDLMRRIPVKGSDEIAELTITFNEMLQRLQAAFSSQRDFIDDASHELRTPITIIRGHLELLGEDPQERRETIELVTDELDRMSRFVDDLLLLAKAERPDFLKLEIVEISSFTKELYAKAKTLAHRNWCLEAVASGRITIDPQRLTQAIINLVVNATQHTQEGDAIALGSALTNGKARFWVRDTGEGISFCDQKRIFERFARGSSSPRRSEGAGLGLAIVKKITEAHSGWVELVSRPLGGSTFTIVIPLKSN
- a CDS encoding glycosyltransferase, whose product is MNNQKAMRILFLHPNFPAQFRHVAAAIAKDSSNQVVFGTTRHEGSLPGVNKAFYKAKREARPETHHYVRPLENAVLQAQGVYRMAEQLKARGFIPDVVYGHSGWGPTLLIKDIFPKAKLLCYFEWFYHAHGSDADFDPTESLTADDEARIRIKNAPILIDLYSCDRGLSPTYWQRQQFPLEYHNKITVLHDGIDTEFFCPKPGAKLVLPRINLDLSHAEELVTYVARGMEPYRGFPQFIEAVALLQQRRPQCHVVIVGENRVAYGKPLPDGKSYKEVMLGKYPLDLSRVHFTGWLPYHEYLQVLQASSVHVYLTRPFVLSWSMLEVLSAGCLLVASRTPPVTEVIQDGVNGFLVDFFSPQEISDRIEEALKHRDRMASIRVKARETIQKRYDLSELLPQHLQWIQQQEDNSNGKLVSPWEGTKLKPIAITEKNGSNGRHKDAENSLATSPAILQIHNQTVTTQEIIPLLSRYQLLPKLKQELVIDEAIASFSCTSEEQAKCCQDFCEQHQLTSEAERQAWLQQQGMSETQFLDLATRNLRIEKFKQATWGSKLESYFYKRKQQLDQVVYSLLRTQDADVAQELYFRLLEGEQSFPELARQYSQGSEAQTGGLTGPVALSTPHPKLARILAISQVGQLSPPIHIGDWWVIVRLEKFIPAQLDDTMRQRLLNELFSSWLKEQLQQQASTPQAVEVQKPA
- a CDS encoding calcium-binding protein, with protein sequence MAIINGTPDKDTLQGTNNADTIRGFAGEDELSGLGGPDLIRGGEDKDTIFGGNGADRLFGDAGEDSLYGENGNDTLNGGTSPTDVLDGKDLLEGGAGNDWIFGGFEDTLLGGAGNDTLTIENNPDGKSEVDGGAGNDSLVGSNSLNEGDTLQGGADSDFLNGLAGNDVLEGDDTLGAAGADTLVGGDGNDTLYGDADSLSAGANDSLVGGAGDDVLYGYGGDDILSGGDGADTLDGGDGNDVLDGGAGPSTLLGGAGLETITGGAEADLIDGGEDNDSLFGAGGNDTVLGGGGNDTLNGQAGDDFVDGGTGVDRVLGGPGNDTLTGGEDLEDQTAADTLIGGDGSDVFVLINTEFVPEPPDPGEPPVPAPVGDIIQGFQDGVDFFEYDFAFETLTISGSGNNTLITVTETGELIATVLNTNPSNITEADFLA
- a CDS encoding pentapeptide repeat-containing protein; translation: MPALDFSEQNLVGNDFSGQNLNGSTFFKATLTNVQFVNTGLRGTNFEEAKLYNVNASGAIFAPNNNFPQPANFFKATLENVNLSGANLRQANLSLINTKDINLSNANLTNANLREANLSGEQSERPNLAGANFTGADLFKAKLKAADLTGAKLVNANLEEADLEATLLVNVDATGANFTKSNFTDVTLQNSIFDLANFSGVSLSDAPLEPGQTSNVRFRGANLSNFLVDDAVLTGADFSPHVAANGTVTVTNLSGAKFDDTDLSGANFTQANAEGIIINGPAVNANFTDAKLVNADLSKGDFTNANFTRTDLSSVKMTDAIAVGANFTDAKLVNADLSKVNFTDATFFGADLTGAIAVDAIGLIVGDAGDNILNGTDGNDNIFGNAGNDTLTGNAGNDYLDGGAGSDSLNGGAGRDTLIGGTGADILLGAGGNDTLIGGGGNDTMNGGAGNDTFIFASGFGRDRINGFADGEDKIDLTAFATSFGALTVTQNGANTVISSSTFGTDTITLANFTASNVDATDFIF
- a CDS encoding response regulator transcription factor, with the protein product MSRILIAEDESRIASFLEKGFKASGFTTSVVSNGDEAIFMACSGDFDLLILDIGIPGKNGWVVLAELRGQGQQLPVIILTARDSIKDKVNGLEGGADDYVTKPFKFEELLARVRLRLRNRQPKDEDQMLLSLGDIVLDLRTRQVKVGNHSIELSAKEFALTETFMRYPGQVLTRQQLLSHAWGYDYDPYTNIVDVYVGYLRKKLGGNRIETVRGMGYRLRS
- a CDS encoding calcium-binding protein gives rise to the protein MSTIIGTAGNDTLLGDDLNDFIDGRGGNDSLLGNDGADTILGGLGNDFLNGEDGPDSLDGGSGSDTLLGDDADDTLFGGADNDFLYGDDGNDTLFGQGGLDFLSGDNGNDFLDGAGGADTLFGQEGDDILLGGAGNDSLGGVVLDGEGNIVDAEFGNDSLNGGDGADTIDGSFGDDTLIGGAGLDSLLGGDGSDLLDGGADADILFGQEGDDTLIGGNAADSLIGGLGNDNLDGGIGNDILNGEDGNDVINGGDGNDSLIGGAGSDTLTGGAGADAFIFNDSTEGIDTIADFSVVDDTIYVSAAGFGGGLQAGVLPASRFHLGSLANDASDRFIYDSSIGVLYFDVDGTGSTSQVEIARLDNNPAITRNDIVVI
- the fdhD gene encoding formate dehydrogenase accessory sulfurtransferase FdhD, whose translation is MTKPVGSKTKATVWVVENGKMRSRLDDLTTEEPLEIRLASPRRTVAVTMRTPGADFELAAGFLYTEGIISERQDIQRLSYCVDTEIDSEQRYNIVNVELKEDLHPDLQLLERHFYTSSACGVCGKASLEALHLRGCSVIPPTPTVTSEIFYSLPEQLRAAQGVFKATGGLHAAALFDVQGQLLTLREDVGRHNALDKLIGSALLSDNLPLSDRIVMVSGRSSFEILQKCTAAGVPIVCAVSAPSSLAVSVAQEFGITLIGFLRGERFNVYSGVERIVTKA